A stretch of the Acyrthosiphon pisum isolate AL4f chromosome A2, pea_aphid_22Mar2018_4r6ur, whole genome shotgun sequence genome encodes the following:
- the LOC100168379 gene encoding collagen alpha-5(IV) chain isoform X15 produces MRLQRNGKMIPRPRTNMYLILFSILGVQFALSQQTNPNDLEVVLNIEDSNKTQYHEQNFDTMAYIFGYEVGPNGQFHHENKGPDGFTYGCYGYVDPEGKLQATHYISDGWGYRVVTPGESVEIFHHKHDPADENQANESSDGGSEHEHHGHHGVVTAWGDLYFPKGCGGGRPIQGTGQLGGSGSSGYPSFIGVGQPGPAGAPGQPGTPGLPGSPSSVYPSYPGTPGSPGSPGSPGTPGLPGKPGSPGFPSYQQPSSYPSAPGTPGSPGSPGSPGTPGLPGKPGSPGFPSYQQPSPYPSAPGTPGSPGSPGSPGTPGLPGKPGSLGYPSYQQPSPYPSAPGSSGLPGTPGTPGQPGTPGLPGSPSSVYPSYPGSQGSPGSPGAPGSPGLPSLPSYQKPTVYPTSTYPGSSGSPGSPGSPGSPGTPGLPGKPGSLGYPSYQQPSPYPSAPGSSGLPGTPGTPGTPGQPGTPGLPGSPSSAYPSYPGSQGSPGSPGAPGSPGLPSLPSYQKPTVYPTSTYPGSSGSPGSPGSPGSPGTPGLPGKPGSLGYPSYQQPSPYPSAPGSSGLPGTPGTPGAPGIPGAPGSPSYNIPSSYPSGPGTPGLPGSPGSPGQPGAPGLPGSSPYPKPSYPVAPGTPVSPGSPGSPGLPGQPGAPGLPGSSPYPKPSYPAAPGTPGSPGSPGSPGLPGKPGSYVPQSSYPESAYPGTPGQPGQPGTPGLPGKPGASVIPSIPSYEKPQPTYQKPNVGYPGSPGQPGTPGLPGSPGLPGTISYPKPTPTSAYPVGPGQSGYPGSPGLPGQPGTPGLPGSVYQPSYQKPSSVNQYGNPSLYPVSSYPGSQGLPGTPGTPGQPGTPGSPGSAYPGSTLNQTPNYQSVKPSSSYPGSPGQPGTPGLPGQPGTPGIPSQPSYQKPNPPTYPSQPSYSGYPGSSGQPGKPGTPGTPGTPGLPAGPTYQKPTPPAGYPGSPGTPGQPGTPGLPGIPAQSFGQYPQPSVDYGKPNLSGYPGSTGQPGLPGQPGTPGTPGTPGSYPTSPKPSPYPINPGSGSVSGQPGTLGIPSQPSYQKPNSPTYPSQPSYSGYPGSSGQPGKPGTPGTPGTPGLPAGPSYQKPTPPAGYPGSPGTPGQPGTPGLPGIPAQSFGQYPQPSVDYGKPNLSGYPGSTGQPGLPGQPGTPGTPGTPGSYPTSPKPSPSPINPGSGSISGLPSNGYPSSIGQTQTGYPNKPIPQPSYPGQSYVYPTSYPQRPNVPDYGAQQPNEYPGYLSSGYPVPPPPNAPLPNYPPPSSPSGYSGYFELYPGQNQIYPGQPDFNAYPAGDQYPFNGNAYGNPKQQFTSPATENKGKTPQITTPVATPTYGYKSESSQTSVEYPEKPSLIDIRINVPNVPESNDGQKAVILGKNELIGTSSGSSGYSSSLTPQYVSSPTKAPKLPYQFGQESNQVVLSSSKPETSTPFYSVSTKTASTPENTNLVQSTSTISYEDQFSTLSPDSSTPVNIIPYPLPIVPNPGSCPCYFVPPTSNNSTNQIQQQQTTVDLNNLPEGAVIGFVPVVFYPSCGAGSAVSKEVLSSKLNPVFPSAYQVPYKCSYCEQSESQTANIRSSFNQVIKQSQLNPSVVIKSPSRKNYPNAPIYDQPEFGRKIKVVRRKTID; encoded by the exons atgtatTTAATACTGTTCTCAATTTTGGGGGTTCAGTTTGCCTTATCTCAGCAAACTAACCCAAATGATTTGGAAGTGGTGCTTAACATCGAAGACAGCAATAAAACTCAATACCATGAACAAAATTTCGATACCA TGGCCTATATATTCGGCTACGAAGTAGGTCCAAATGGTCAATTCCATCACGAAAATAAAGGTCCAGATGGCTTCACATATGGTTGCTACGGATATGTAGACCCAGAAGGAAAATTACAAGCGACTCATTATATATCTGATGGCTGGGGATACAGAGTTGTCACACCAGGTGAATCTGTAGAAATATTCCATCATAAACATGACCCCGCAGATGAAAATCAAGCTAATGAAAGTTCTGATGGTGGTTCTGAACATGAACATCATGGACACCATGGAGTGGTAACAGCATGGGGTGATCTTTATTTCCCAAAGGGATGTGGAGGAGGACGTCCAATTCAAGGTACTGGTCAATTAGGTGGATCAGGCTCATCTGGATACCCAAGCTTTATTGGAGTTGGTCAACCAGGACCAGCAGGCGCACctgg tCAACCAGGTACTCCAGGATTACCGGGAAGTCCATCTTCAGTTTATCCAAGTTATCCAGGTACCCCAGGCTCTCCAGGCTCCCCAGGTTCACCCGGAACTCCAGGCTTACCag GTAAACCAGGATCTCCAGGCTTTCCATCATATCAACAACCATCATCTTATCCAAGTGCACCAGGTACCCCAGGCTCTCCAGGCTCCCCAGGTTCACCCGGAACTCCAGGCTTACCAG gtaaaccAGGATCTCCAGGCTTTCCATCATATCAACAACCATCACCTTATCCAAGTGCACCAGGTACCCCAGGCTCTCCAGGCTCCCCAGGTTCACCCGGAACTCCAGGCTTACCAG GTAAACCAGGATCTCTAGGCTATCCATCATATCAACAACCGTCACCTTATCCAAGTGCAccag gCTCGTCTGGGTTACCGGGAACTCCAGGAACTCCAG gtCAACCAGGTACTCCAGGATTACCGGGAAGTCCATCTTCAGTTTATCCAAGTTATCcag GATCACAAGGATCTCCAGGTTCTCCCGGTGCTCCGGGTAGCCCAGGACTACCCAGTTTACCATCTTATCAAAAACCAACAGTTTATCCAACATCCACTTATCCTGGGAGCtcag GTTCCCCAGGCTCTCCAGGCTCCCCAGGTTCACCCGGAACTCCAGGCTTACCAG GTAAACCAGGATCTCTAGGCTATCCATCATATCAACAACCGTCACCTTATCCAAGTGCAccag gCTCGTCTGGTTTACCGGGAACTCCAGGAACTCCAGGAACTCCAG gtCAACCAGGTACTCCAGGATTACCGGGAAGTCCATCTTCAGCTTATCCAAGTTATCCag GATCACAAGGATCTCCAGGTTCTCCCGGTGCTCCGGGTAGCCCAGGACTACCCAGTTTACCATCTTATCAAAAACCAACAGTTTATCCAACATCCACTTATCCTGGGAGCTCag gtTCCCCAGGCTCTCCAGGCTCTCCAGGTTCACCCGGAACTCCAGGCTTACCAG gtaaaccAGGATCTCTAGGCTATCCATCTTATCAACAACCATCACCTTATCCAAGTGCACCag gcTCGTCCGGTTTACCAGGAACTCCAGGAACTCCAG gagcTCCAGGAATTCCAGGTGCACCAGGATCACCTTCATATAACATACCATCTTCATACCCAAGTGGTCCAG gaaCACCAGGGTTACCAGGTTCACCAGGATCACCag GCCAACCAGGAGCCCCAGGATTACCAGGTTCTTCACCATATCCAAAACCTTCATACCCTGTAGCTCCAGGTACACCAGTGTCTCCGGGATCTCCAGGTTCCCCTGGTCTTCCAg GCCAACCAGGAGCCCCAGGATTACCAGGTTCTTCACCATACCCAAAACCTTCATACCCTGCAGCTCCAGGTACACCAGGGTCTCCAGGATCTCCAGGTTCCCCTGGTCTTCCAG GAAAACCAGGATCTTACGTTCCCCAATCTTCATACCCAGAATCTGCTTATCCAGGTACCCCAg GTCAACCAGGTCAACCAGGAACTCCAGGAttaccag GTAAACCAGGAGCATCAGTTATACCTAGTATACCGTCATATGAAAAACCACAACCAACTTACCAAAAACCAAATGTAGGATACCCCGGAAGTCcag gcCAACCAGGTACTCCAGGTTTACCAGGATCACCAGGATTACCAGGCACAATTTCATACCCAAAACCCACACCAACATCCGCATATCCCGTAGGACCAg gtcaATCAGGATACCCTGGCTCTCCCGGACTTCCag gtCAACCAGGAACACCAGGTCTACCTGGGTCTGTATACCAACCTTCATATCAAAAACCATCTTCTGTTAATCAATATGGAAATCCATCTCTATATCCAGTATCTTCTTATCCTGGAAGTCAag GATTACCCGGAACACCAGGAACAccag gTCAACCCGGTACACCTGGATCACCAGGCTCAGCTTATCCAGGTTCTACATTGAATCAAACGCCTAATTATCAATCTGTTAAACCAAGTTCTTCATATCCAGGAAGTCCAG gtcaACCAGGCACTCCAGGATTACCAG GTCAACCAGGAACTCCAGGTATACCAAGCCAGCCTTCTTATCAAAAACCAAATCCACCAACATATCCTTCTCAACCATCTTATTCCGGTTATCCCGGAAGCtcag GTCAACCAGGAAAACCAGGTACTCCTGGTACTCCAGGTACACCAGGACTTCCCGCGGGACCGACCTACCAAAAACCTACACCTCCTGCTGGATATCCAGGATCTCCTGGTACACCAG GTCAACCAGGAACCCCTGGCCTCCCAGGTATTCCAGCTCAATCATTTGGTCAATATCCTCAACCTTCAGTTGACTATGGAAAACCTAATCTATCAGGATATCCCGGTTCTACag GTCAACCAGGCCTTCCCGGTCAACCAGGCACTCCAGGAACCCCAGGAACTCCAGGTTCTTATCCCACTTCACCAAAACCCAGCCCATACCCCATAAATCCAGGCAGTGGAAGTGTATCag gtcaaCCAGGAACTCTAGGTATACCAAGCCAGCCTTCttatcaaaaaccaaattcaccAACATATCCTTCTCAACCATCTTATTCCGGTTATCCCGGAAGCtcag GTCAACCAGGGAAACCAGGTACTCCTGGTACTCCAGGTACACCAGGACTTCCCGCGGGACCGTCCTACCAAAAACCTACACCTCCTGCTGGATATCCAGGATCTCCTGGTACACCAG GTCAACCAGGAACCCCTGGCCTCCCAGGTATTCCAGCTCAATCATTTGGTCAATATCCTCAACCTTCAGTTGACTATGGAAAACCTAATCTATCAGGATATCCCGGTTCTACag GTCAACCAGGCCTTCCCGGTCAACCAGGCACTCCAGGAACCCCAGGAACTCCAGGTTCTTATCCCACTTCACCAAAACCCAGCCCATCTCCCATTAATCCAGGCAGTGGAAGTATATCag gtttacCATCCAATGGTTATCCATCATCAATTGGTCAAACCCAAACAGGTTATCCAAACAAACCTATTCCTCAACCATCATACCCGGGTCAGAGTTATGTTTATCCTACCAGCTATCCTCAAAGACCAAATGTTCCTGACTATGGAGCACAGCAACCAAATGAATATCCTGGGTATTTAAGTTCAGGTTACCCAGTACCCCCTCCACCTAACGCACCACTTCCTAATTACCCACCACCTAGTTCACCATCTGGTTACTCTGGGTATTTCGAATTGTACCCGGGTCAAAATCAAATATACCCCGGTCAACCAGATTTTAATGCATACCCAGCTGGTGATCAATATCCTTTCAACGGAAACGCTTATGGTAATCCTAAACAACAATTTACTTCCCCAGCAACAGAAAACAAAGGTAAAACACCTCAAATAACTACTCCTGTTGCTACCCCAACATATGGTTATAAGAGTGAGTCTAGTCAAACTTCTGTGGAGTACCCAGAAAAACCTAGTTTGATAGATATACGCATTAATGTGCCAAATGTACCTGAATCTAACGATGGCCAAAAAGCCGTAATTTTaggtaaaaatgaattaataggaACATCGTCAGGATCATCTGGATATTCCAGTTCACTTACTCCGCAATACGTAAGCAGTCCTACAAAGGCACCCAAATTACCATATCAATTTGGTCAAGAATCAAATCAGGTAGTCTTATCATCAAGCAAACCAGAAACCAGCACTCCATTTTATAGTGTATCCACCAAAACAGCATCGACAcctgaaaatacaaatttagtgCAATCAACTAGTACCATATCCTACGAAGATCAATTTAGTACTCTTTCACCGGATTCTTCGACGCCTGTCAATATAATTCCTTATCCACTACCAATTGTGCCAAACCCAGGATCTTGTCCATGTTATTTTGTTCCACCAACAAGTAACAATTCTACCAATcaaatacaacaacaacaaacaaCAGTTGACTTAAATAATCTCCCGGAGGGTGCTGTTATTGGATTCGTGCCGGTAGTATTTTATCCATCATGTGGAGCAGGAAGCGCAGTATCAAAAGAAGTGCTATCATCTAAGTTAAATCCCGTTTTCCCTTCGGCTTATCAAGTACCATATAAATGTTCATATTGTGAACAAAGTGAATCACAAACCGCGAATATCAGAAGCAGTTTCAATCAAGTAATAAAACAAAGTCAATTAAATCCATCTGTTGTAATTAAAAGTCCAAGTAGGAAGAATTACCCAAATGCCCCAATTTATGACCAACCAGAATTTGgaagaaagataaaagttgtaaGAAGGAAAACTATAGATtag
- the LOC100168379 gene encoding collagen alpha-2(IV) chain isoform X8, which produces MRLQRNGKMIPRPRTNMYLILFSILGVQFALSQQTNPNDLEVVLNIEDSNKTQYHEQNFDTMAYIFGYEVGPNGQFHHENKGPDGFTYGCYGYVDPEGKLQATHYISDGWGYRVVTPGESVEIFHHKHDPADENQANESSDGGSEHEHHGHHGVVTAWGDLYFPKGCGGGRPIQGTGQLGGSGSSGYPSFIGVGQPGPAGAPGQPGTPGLPGSPSSVYPSYPGTPGSPGSPGSPGTPGLPGKPGSPGFPSYQQPSSYPSAPGTPGSPGSPGSPGTPGLPGKPGSPGFPSYQQPSPYPSAPGTPGSPGSPGSPGTPGLPGKPGSLGYPSYQQPSPYPSAPGSPGSPGSPGSPGTPGLPGKPGSLGYPSYQQPSPYPSAPGSSGLPGTPGTPGTPGQPGTPGLPGSPSSAYPSYPGSQGSPGSPGAPGSPGLPSLPSYQKPTVYPTSTYPGSSGSPGSPGSPGSPGTPGLPGKPGSLGYPSYQQPSPYPSAPGSSGLPGTPGTPGAPGIPGAPGSPSYNIPSSYPSGPGTPGLPGSPGSPGQPGAPGLPGSSPYPKPSYPVAPGTPVSPGSPGSPGLPGQPGAPGLPGSSPYPKPSYPAAPGTPGSPGSPGSPGLPGKPGSYVPQSSYPESAYPGTPGQPGQPGTPGLPGKPGASVIPSIPSYEKPQPTYQKPNVGYPGSPGQPGTPGLPGSPGLPGTISYPKPTPTSAYPVGPGQSGYPGSPGLPGQPGTPGLPGSVYQPSYQKPSSVNQYGNPSLYPVSSYPGSQGLPGTPGTPGQPGTPGSPGSAYPGSTLNQTPNYQSVKPSSSYPGSPGQPGTPGLPGQPGTPGIPSQPSYQKPNPPTYPSQPSYSGYPGSSGQPGKPGTPGTPGTPGLPAGPTYQKPTPPAGYPGSPGTPGQPGTPGLPGIPAQSFGQYPQPSVDYGKPNLSGYPGSTGQPGLPGQPGTPGTPGTPGSYPTSPKPSPYPINPGSGSVSGQPGTSGIQSQPSYQKPNPPTYPVKPTYPSQPSYSGYPGSSGQPGKPGTPGTPGTPGTPGLPAGPSYQKPTPPAGYPGSPGTPGQPGTPGLPGIPAQSFGQYPQPSVDYGKPNLSGYPGSTGQPGLPGQPGTPGTPGTPGSYPTSPKPSPYPINPGSGSVSGQPGTLGIPSQPSYQKPNSPTYPSQPSYSGYPGSSGQPGKPGTPGTPGTPGLPAGPSYQKPTPPAGYPGSPGTPGQPGTPGLPGIPAQSFGQYPQPSVDYGKPNLSGYPGSTGQPGLPGQPGTPGTPGTPGSYPTSPKPSPSPINPGSGSISGLPSNGYPSSIGQTQTGYPNKPIPQPSYPGQSYVYPTSYPQRPNVPDYGAQQPNEYPGYLSSGYPVPPPPNAPLPNYPPPSSPSGYSGYFELYPGQNQIYPGQPDFNAYPAGDQYPFNGNAYGNPKQQFTSPATENKGKTPQITTPVATPTYGYKSESSQTSVEYPEKPSLIDIRINVPNVPESNDGQKAVILGKNELIGTSSGSSGYSSSLTPQYVSSPTKAPKLPYQFGQESNQVVLSSSKPETSTPFYSVSTKTASTPENTNLVQSTSTISYEDQFSTLSPDSSTPVNIIPYPLPIVPNPGSCPCYFVPPTSNNSTNQIQQQQTTVDLNNLPEGAVIGFVPVVFYPSCGAGSAVSKEVLSSKLNPVFPSAYQVPYKCSYCEQSESQTANIRSSFNQVIKQSQLNPSVVIKSPSRKNYPNAPIYDQPEFGRKIKVVRRKTID; this is translated from the exons atgtatTTAATACTGTTCTCAATTTTGGGGGTTCAGTTTGCCTTATCTCAGCAAACTAACCCAAATGATTTGGAAGTGGTGCTTAACATCGAAGACAGCAATAAAACTCAATACCATGAACAAAATTTCGATACCA TGGCCTATATATTCGGCTACGAAGTAGGTCCAAATGGTCAATTCCATCACGAAAATAAAGGTCCAGATGGCTTCACATATGGTTGCTACGGATATGTAGACCCAGAAGGAAAATTACAAGCGACTCATTATATATCTGATGGCTGGGGATACAGAGTTGTCACACCAGGTGAATCTGTAGAAATATTCCATCATAAACATGACCCCGCAGATGAAAATCAAGCTAATGAAAGTTCTGATGGTGGTTCTGAACATGAACATCATGGACACCATGGAGTGGTAACAGCATGGGGTGATCTTTATTTCCCAAAGGGATGTGGAGGAGGACGTCCAATTCAAGGTACTGGTCAATTAGGTGGATCAGGCTCATCTGGATACCCAAGCTTTATTGGAGTTGGTCAACCAGGACCAGCAGGCGCACctgg tCAACCAGGTACTCCAGGATTACCGGGAAGTCCATCTTCAGTTTATCCAAGTTATCCAGGTACCCCAGGCTCTCCAGGCTCCCCAGGTTCACCCGGAACTCCAGGCTTACCag GTAAACCAGGATCTCCAGGCTTTCCATCATATCAACAACCATCATCTTATCCAAGTGCACCAGGTACCCCAGGCTCTCCAGGCTCCCCAGGTTCACCCGGAACTCCAGGCTTACCAG gtaaaccAGGATCTCCAGGCTTTCCATCATATCAACAACCATCACCTTATCCAAGTGCACCAGGTACCCCAGGCTCTCCAGGCTCCCCAGGTTCACCCGGAACTCCAGGCTTACCAG GTAAACCAGGATCTCTAGGCTATCCATCATATCAACAACCGTCACCTTATCCAAGTGCAccag GTTCCCCAGGCTCTCCAGGCTCCCCAGGTTCACCCGGAACTCCAGGCTTACCAG GTAAACCAGGATCTCTAGGCTATCCATCATATCAACAACCGTCACCTTATCCAAGTGCAccag gCTCGTCTGGTTTACCGGGAACTCCAGGAACTCCAGGAACTCCAG gtCAACCAGGTACTCCAGGATTACCGGGAAGTCCATCTTCAGCTTATCCAAGTTATCCag GATCACAAGGATCTCCAGGTTCTCCCGGTGCTCCGGGTAGCCCAGGACTACCCAGTTTACCATCTTATCAAAAACCAACAGTTTATCCAACATCCACTTATCCTGGGAGCTCag gtTCCCCAGGCTCTCCAGGCTCTCCAGGTTCACCCGGAACTCCAGGCTTACCAG gtaaaccAGGATCTCTAGGCTATCCATCTTATCAACAACCATCACCTTATCCAAGTGCACCag gcTCGTCCGGTTTACCAGGAACTCCAGGAACTCCAG gagcTCCAGGAATTCCAGGTGCACCAGGATCACCTTCATATAACATACCATCTTCATACCCAAGTGGTCCAG gaaCACCAGGGTTACCAGGTTCACCAGGATCACCag GCCAACCAGGAGCCCCAGGATTACCAGGTTCTTCACCATATCCAAAACCTTCATACCCTGTAGCTCCAGGTACACCAGTGTCTCCGGGATCTCCAGGTTCCCCTGGTCTTCCAg GCCAACCAGGAGCCCCAGGATTACCAGGTTCTTCACCATACCCAAAACCTTCATACCCTGCAGCTCCAGGTACACCAGGGTCTCCAGGATCTCCAGGTTCCCCTGGTCTTCCAG GAAAACCAGGATCTTACGTTCCCCAATCTTCATACCCAGAATCTGCTTATCCAGGTACCCCAg GTCAACCAGGTCAACCAGGAACTCCAGGAttaccag GTAAACCAGGAGCATCAGTTATACCTAGTATACCGTCATATGAAAAACCACAACCAACTTACCAAAAACCAAATGTAGGATACCCCGGAAGTCcag gcCAACCAGGTACTCCAGGTTTACCAGGATCACCAGGATTACCAGGCACAATTTCATACCCAAAACCCACACCAACATCCGCATATCCCGTAGGACCAg gtcaATCAGGATACCCTGGCTCTCCCGGACTTCCag gtCAACCAGGAACACCAGGTCTACCTGGGTCTGTATACCAACCTTCATATCAAAAACCATCTTCTGTTAATCAATATGGAAATCCATCTCTATATCCAGTATCTTCTTATCCTGGAAGTCAag GATTACCCGGAACACCAGGAACAccag gTCAACCCGGTACACCTGGATCACCAGGCTCAGCTTATCCAGGTTCTACATTGAATCAAACGCCTAATTATCAATCTGTTAAACCAAGTTCTTCATATCCAGGAAGTCCAG gtcaACCAGGCACTCCAGGATTACCAG GTCAACCAGGAACTCCAGGTATACCAAGCCAGCCTTCTTATCAAAAACCAAATCCACCAACATATCCTTCTCAACCATCTTATTCCGGTTATCCCGGAAGCtcag GTCAACCAGGAAAACCAGGTACTCCTGGTACTCCAGGTACACCAGGACTTCCCGCGGGACCGACCTACCAAAAACCTACACCTCCTGCTGGATATCCAGGATCTCCTGGTACACCAG GTCAACCAGGAACCCCTGGCCTCCCAGGTATTCCAGCTCAATCATTTGGTCAATATCCTCAACCTTCAGTTGACTATGGAAAACCTAATCTATCAGGATATCCCGGTTCTACag GTCAACCAGGCCTTCCCGGTCAACCAGGCACTCCAGGAACCCCAGGAACTCCAGGTTCTTATCCCACTTCACCAAAACCCAGCCCATACCCCATAAATCCAGGCAGTGGAAGTGTATCag gtcaaCCAGGAACCTCAGGTATACAAAGTCAGCCATCTTATCAAAAACCAAATCCACCAACATACCCAGTTAAGCCCACATATCCTTCTCAACCATCTTATTCCGGTTATCCCGGAAGCtcag GTCAACCAGGAAAACCAGGTACTCCTGGTACTCCAGGTACACCAGGTACACCAGGACTTCCCGCGGGACCGTCCTACCAAAAACCTACACCTCCTGCTGGATATCCAGGATCGCCTGGTACACCAG GTCAACCAGGAACCCCTGGCCTCCCAGGTATTCCAGCTCAATCTTTTGGTCAATATCCTCAACCTTCAGTTGACTATGGAAAACCTAATCTATCAGGATATCCCGGTTCTACag GTCAACCAGGCCTTCCCGGTCAACCAGGCACTCCAGGAACCCCAGGAACTCCAGGTTCTTATCCCACTTCACCAAAACCCAGCCCATACCCCATAAATCCAGGCAGTGGAAGTGTATCag gtcaaCCAGGAACTCTAGGTATACCAAGCCAGCCTTCttatcaaaaaccaaattcaccAACATATCCTTCTCAACCATCTTATTCCGGTTATCCCGGAAGCtcag GTCAACCAGGGAAACCAGGTACTCCTGGTACTCCAGGTACACCAGGACTTCCCGCGGGACCGTCCTACCAAAAACCTACACCTCCTGCTGGATATCCAGGATCTCCTGGTACACCAG GTCAACCAGGAACCCCTGGCCTCCCAGGTATTCCAGCTCAATCATTTGGTCAATATCCTCAACCTTCAGTTGACTATGGAAAACCTAATCTATCAGGATATCCCGGTTCTACag GTCAACCAGGCCTTCCCGGTCAACCAGGCACTCCAGGAACCCCAGGAACTCCAGGTTCTTATCCCACTTCACCAAAACCCAGCCCATCTCCCATTAATCCAGGCAGTGGAAGTATATCag gtttacCATCCAATGGTTATCCATCATCAATTGGTCAAACCCAAACAGGTTATCCAAACAAACCTATTCCTCAACCATCATACCCGGGTCAGAGTTATGTTTATCCTACCAGCTATCCTCAAAGACCAAATGTTCCTGACTATGGAGCACAGCAACCAAATGAATATCCTGGGTATTTAAGTTCAGGTTACCCAGTACCCCCTCCACCTAACGCACCACTTCCTAATTACCCACCACCTAGTTCACCATCTGGTTACTCTGGGTATTTCGAATTGTACCCGGGTCAAAATCAAATATACCCCGGTCAACCAGATTTTAATGCATACCCAGCTGGTGATCAATATCCTTTCAACGGAAACGCTTATGGTAATCCTAAACAACAATTTACTTCCCCAGCAACAGAAAACAAAGGTAAAACACCTCAAATAACTACTCCTGTTGCTACCCCAACATATGGTTATAAGAGTGAGTCTAGTCAAACTTCTGTGGAGTACCCAGAAAAACCTAGTTTGATAGATATACGCATTAATGTGCCAAATGTACCTGAATCTAACGATGGCCAAAAAGCCGTAATTTTaggtaaaaatgaattaataggaACATCGTCAGGATCATCTGGATATTCCAGTTCACTTACTCCGCAATACGTAAGCAGTCCTACAAAGGCACCCAAATTACCATATCAATTTGGTCAAGAATCAAATCAGGTAGTCTTATCATCAAGCAAACCAGAAACCAGCACTCCATTTTATAGTGTATCCACCAAAACAGCATCGACAcctgaaaatacaaatttagtgCAATCAACTAGTACCATATCCTACGAAGATCAATTTAGTACTCTTTCACCGGATTCTTCGACGCCTGTCAATATAATTCCTTATCCACTACCAATTGTGCCAAACCCAGGATCTTGTCCATGTTATTTTGTTCCACCAACAAGTAACAATTCTACCAATcaaatacaacaacaacaaacaaCAGTTGACTTAAATAATCTCCCGGAGGGTGCTGTTATTGGATTCGTGCCGGTAGTATTTTATCCATCATGTGGAGCAGGAAGCGCAGTATCAAAAGAAGTGCTATCATCTAAGTTAAATCCCGTTTTCCCTTCGGCTTATCAAGTACCATATAAATGTTCATATTGTGAACAAAGTGAATCACAAACCGCGAATATCAGAAGCAGTTTCAATCAAGTAATAAAACAAAGTCAATTAAATCCATCTGTTGTAATTAAAAGTCCAAGTAGGAAGAATTACCCAAATGCCCCAATTTATGACCAACCAGAATTTGgaagaaagataaaagttgtaaGAAGGAAAACTATAGATtag